The genomic region CTTTGAAGTCATATAATCCCAGCAGCACTGGTGGAGGGGACCTCTGCAGGCTTCTCCTCTGACCTCCCTCCCACTCACAGCAGACTTCTCACTAACAGGTGGGCAGGGTAGCTGTGGCTTTATCCAGCCAAGTACTGAAAACTcgcaaggatggagattccccACCCACTTGTCCCAGTGCTGCACTACTTTCCTAATACCCTGAGCTGTTGTTTTGCGGTTGTGGCATTGCAGAAAGCAGTACATGTCAGTGGTGACCTGTGATAATTCTCTTACTCCCTCAGTGTACGATATTGTGAGAAACTACACTGCAGACTACGATAAGACTTTGATCTTCAATAAAATTCATCATGAGCTGAATCAGTTCTGCAGCGCCCATACCCTGCAGGAAGTGTACATTGAGCTGTTCGGTAAGTGGATGGCAGCTGGATGCACCCACCAAGGGCTGTGTAATCTCCCTGTTCTGCTGGGGATTATGTTACAGCAGGCTCCTCTGAGCAAACAGCCTCTGTGCTGGAGTTGCAGTTTAGAATCCAGCTCCTTATATATCCATATGTCACTTCCCGCATAACTTTACCCTTTAATGATTCAGATTTATTTGCCTTTCCACACCTGCACGTGGGAATTTGATTTCAGTCCTTTTCCGCTTAGGACTGAATTCTGGACACACAAAGTAGCCACTCTGCTCTTGTGCATGCAGTCATGCCCATTGCCTTCACTATGATGGTGGTTTTATCTTGTCTACTTCTACTTTTAGGCCCCTGTTCTGTTGCTGAATTGACTTCTTTACTTTAAAAGCTTCCTTCTGGCTGTTTTTAGCAAGTGAGAGCCAGAAGGGACATGCTCTCGGTTCACTGCAATGCTCTAGTTTTTTCACACGGGGGTAGCAGTGGTTGAGGAATTAGCAAGTTTAATGTTCTGCTTCTTGGTACCAAAGGGGGTACCGGTGCCCCCAAAGACATAACAGCATCACATTCCTTCTTgagtggcagagcaggggaaaatgGGTTTATGGAAGATAAAAGGTTCTCAGAGTTTTAATATTAAGAGACTGTCAATCTTTGAATGCTGTACTCAGACTTGCCAAATATCCATAGTCAGAGAGGAGTTTCCTGGTCATACATGCAGCTTAATCCCTTCATAACTGGCCATTTCTGTGGAAAGATCTTCCTGGAGCTTGGAAGtgacaaaatgcattttttcagtggCAAGTACTGGATCCTGCAGGTCCCTAGAGACTTAAGGCAGAGCTTGCTGGTGGCAGTGGGGTTGGCGTGGCTCTGGCTAGGAAGGGATAGACTTCTACTGCAGGCTCTGGGTGCTTTTTCTTGCTGAGGCGCTGAAAGCCTCGGCACCCTCAGCTCAGATACCATGAGTTCATCAATAGTTGAACCTTTCTAGAGACACTAGCATGTGGCTCTCTTCTCGAGAACGTTTTCCAGGAGGCATAGGAAGGGAAACAATGTACTGAATGATCTCAAAAAGCATCTTTATCTTACACCATAGAGAGACCTGCTTTTCAAGGCCAGCTGACTCTCTGCCACGCAAGCTGTAGGAGTAATGATGGTAAGCTAAGTGATCTCTCTCTTATCCTCCAAACACAGATCAGATAGATGAGAATCTGAAGTTGGCCCTGCAGAAAGATCTCAATGTCATGGCACCAGGCCTCACTATCCAGGTAGGTTCATTCCCTAAcaaagattattcttttttccacctCTAATTTGCTCACCTTTCAGTAGGTTGATGAGGTTTCTTGCTTCGGTTTTCCACGTAACATGAAATAGTTGAGCCTTGAGTTGAGGTTTGTCAGTTGAAGACTGTGCATATGACAGCGACCACTTCTAAATGCTAGTTTTATGTTAGGGGAAGACCTGCAGGATAGAAAAGAGGACCTTTTAGGCCGCAGACCTGCAGGTATTGGGTTTAATTTGCAAAGAgccagaaaatgtttttctttaagctaCCTGTGgcacctctgcagagctgggtgctcCAGTGTGCCAGAACAGTGCCTACAGGtagttgcaaaagaaaagagatcttCATCTTTTCTGCGCTTGTACCAGAGATAGGGAAAGATGTTATATCTTAAGTGATTTTCTGCTTACACTTAATGTTAGAAAATCACATTTAATCTTAGCCGGGCTATGGGACATACTGGCTTTTTGGCATGTTGAAGTTCAGGGAAAAATATACCTTAGGCTCGCATGGGCTAAGATGGAAATCTCTGGAGATTTCCACTGTAGGGAAGAGTGAGACCAAAtctgttttgctgttcttgttGCCACATTTAGCTAGGCTGGCTGGCCGGCCGTATGCAGGGAGGGAAAGCCTCTTGTTGACCCTATGTAAAATGCTATGATAAATACTGTTCTGCTTTGCGGCTCATTCATGCATGGGTTTGCTCTGTTTTGATGAGGGTGAACCACAGGCAATATCTTATCCAAAGAAGTTGAGATGGCACTCTTCCAAATATCCAAGTTAACTTGCACTGTGCATCGCAGAGAGATTTCCTGCAAAAGTTCATCATCGATCAAAATTATTGTCATAATGTAAAGGCCCTTTTGGATCTCAGAGTATGGAAGGGCATAAGCAAAGCTCACAGCTCGTTGCTGGGACATGTTAAATACAGAGCTAAACCTGATCTTGAGCATACGCTAGCCCATCTCAGTTTGGCATGTCCAATCTTCACTGGTCAAAAGTTGAAGGATATCCTGCCTGCATCAGCCCAGACTGAGCTCACAGGACCAGCAGTTTGAAGAGGTCCCATAACTAATGAGGAAAGTAGTTCATCTCTAGTACTTAGGAGACAGTGTGATCCTGCCCTCGTGTTCCTATTGTTCCCTTTAAAACAGAGCTGCACCCTTGTCTCCAGTAAAATTGTGCCTCAGCATACAGCTCTGCCATGTTGCTGTGTCTCTTGTCAGGAAATATTCTGCTCCTTCGGTGAATAGCTGAGGTTTCTTTAAACTCTCCACATGCATATAACCCAGATTAACTTAACTGTACCTAGAATTGAATTGTTTTGTGAGCTCTAAGGAAAATAGTTCTGTATTTGGGCATAATGCTTTCCTCTTGAAGGTCATGTTTGCACTCATGAGTACTTCAGAGATCACCAACAattcatttttgaaagaagtGATACAGAAAACAACTTGTTATTGAAAAGATGCTGTTAGAGGAATTAACAGCACTTATTTTTAGGTTTATTAAAAGTAGTGTATGTGAAAGCTTCACAAGTCTTCCAGGTTGCCTGATGCAAAACATTCTTTCCTAACTGGAACGGTGGCCACAGCCTGAAGAGAAGCGGAGGCCAGTGGATGGTAAGAAGTGTCTAGGGACAGCGTCATAGGAGGAGGCTCCTGCACTTTCCCTGTGAAAGCAGCGCACCCTGGGGCTTGTCTCAAGTGTCTGGACAGAAATACACACATCCTGGGAAACAAACCTGACCAACTGGAAATCCATACACATTTGCAGTCCCGGGGCCTGGTGGGATAGCTCGCGTGagtgcagtgctgctgtggaTGGGTACAGGCTCTCTAGGGAGGATGGGCTGAGAAGCTGAGGCAACAGGGTTGTGCTGCCTGCAAAGGACTGTCTCAAATCATGTGGAGCTTCACTTTGGGATGGATGGTGAACAGCTGAGATAAGAGCCAATATAGATAAGAATCAGATCAACATGGAGGACCACATGGTCCTTGGCTGCTGCAGACCACCCAATTAGTAAGATGAAGTAGGTAAAGCTGCCTGAAGACCAGAGGAAGCCTCATGATCACAGACCCTAGTACTCATGGGGGTCTCTGACCACCTCAGTGTCCACTGGAAGGGCCATAGGGCTGGGTGCAAGCCATGCTGGATGTTTCTGAAGGGTGTTGAACACAGGTTTTGGCAGTGGTGAGCAAAGCTAACTGGGGGAGATGTTCTGCTGGACCTTTtagaaacaaggaagaactggttGAGAGGTGAAGTCTGGTAGCAGTGTGAGCTGTAGCAGCTGTAAGGTGGTGAGTTCAAGGTCCTTGGAGGAGCAAGGTGAACCAGAGAATTACGGGCCTGGGCTTAAGGAGAACAGAACTCTGTGCGAGTTGTTCTTGGCAGGGTCCTGTGGGAGACTGCCATGATCAGCAAAGGAGGCTAGGAGGCCCCATGTCATTGCCAAGGACACCCCAAAATGTGGAAAGTCAAGCAGGTGAGACAGGAGGCTggcatggatgaacaaggagctcctgactgagctgaaaagcagaaaggaaactgaCAAAAGGTGGAGTGGGGATAGATGAGCTGGGAGGAATAAAGCTAGTTGAACTGAGAGCGCAGGGACAGAGTTAGGAAAACCAAAGCTCAGCTAGACTTGGACATAATGATGGCTGTGTAGGGCAGCGCAGGGGGCTTCTGAGGTGCATccacagcaaaaggaaggcCAAGGAAGCTGTGAAGCATGGGACATAGTGACCAAGAATgtggaaaaggctgaagtactcAACACCTGTTTGACTTCTTTCTGGCAAGGTCTGCCCTTGGGCCTCCCTGTTCCTTACCCTAGCAGCAGAGTCTGCAGAGGTGAAGCATTACCCACAGCAGAGGACAACTGAGCAGATGGACACAAGTTTGTGGAACCAGGTGGGATGCATCTCAGGATGCTGAGCTGTTGGCCCGCTCCATTGTGAAGCTGCTTTCTTATCTTTGAAAGATGGCAGTGGTCAAGGGAGGTCCCTAATAACTGGAAATAGGCAAATGTCACACCCATATTTCAGGAGGAGGATCAACAAGAGAGGTGTGCTGTACCATCAGCCTATTCCCATTCTCTGCAACTTTTATATTGCCATCTCAGTGGCTTTCAACTGCATTCTCCAGCTTGTTGATATCCCTTATACTGGATTCCCCACGCTGGAATAAAAATTGCCTTCAACCTGCTGCTAAGCTTTTGCCAGTGCAGCTCAGGATGTGGCTGGACTTCGTGGCCACAGGGAAAAGATGCTGTCATATAGTCAGCTTGTCTTTCGATTCCTTCATGCTcttttttgcaaagctgttgcTCAGCCAGTTAGTCTCAGCATCTCCCAATGCCTTAGCATTTGATTATTAACAACATCGATAGTGCAGAGTAGTGTTTCCATCTAGTAGATTTAAGCAGATTTCACTGTTAAATAGATTGAGCCATTGGcttgaaaaagaagcagctagTGGAGTTTTTCAAAGacctggcagctttcctgatCACAGAGGAATCTCTGCCTGTGTTGGAAAAGCAATGCTTCTGGGAAACCAATCTTTGTTTTGGTGCAGGGGGTATTATGGAGGTAGAAAGAATAATCCCCCTGCATACCCTGCAGTAGCTGGTGAGGTGAGCTTTCTGCATGCGGTACCTTTCTAGGGACTTGGTAGGAGCTTAGAAAAATCCTTTCACTGAAGGATATTCTGGTCTGATGTCccataaatctgttttctgtgcttcttcAGAGAAGCAACAgagttggagttgttcagcctggagaaggctgaacaaggagaccttattgcggcctttcaatgTATAAAGAGggctttttaccaaggcctgtagtgacaggacaagggacaatggttttaaactgaaagagggtaggtttagattggatataaggaagaaatgttttacgatgagggtggtgagatgctggaacaggttgcctagggaggtggtagatgctccatccctggaagtgttcaaggtcaggttggatggggctttgagctacctgatctagtggaagatgtccctgcccatggcgggagggggttggactggatgatcttggaaggttccttccaacccaaaccatatCATGATTCCCAAGTGTCCTGTTTTTGATGTCAGGCTGGCTCCTTCTCCCCAGGTGTGTTTGCCAGGGCCAGGATGCCTGTCACATGGAAACAGTTCCCTTTTCGCACTGCGTATGAAGACTTGCCTGGATGTGTCCGTATCCCATTCCCCTCTGTGGAAGCCCCTCGGTTCTTTGCAGACTTACTGACcccagagagaagcagcaggttCAGCACTAGATCTACAGTAGAGATGGAGCAGGAGGGTTGTAAAGCAATTGTACAGATGTGGACTGTTAATCCGCATCTCCTGAAGCTCAGTAATGAGCCACACAGCATGCCAGCTGAGCAGCAGTAGCTCCTGGTCTTGCCTCTGGAGGTGTTTCCCTCATATTTCAGAGAGACTCCTCCACCAAGCAGCTTAGCAGCTGTCTGTGGCATCTACCTGACTTGTGGTGTCAGCATCACTATCCATATCACTCTTGAAGATCTGCAGTTGCAAACAACAGCAGTTCCCACCTGCCACCCAcgccctgctgctctcccctgtcTTCACTGCTATGTCTCTCATTGTGTTGTCGCTTTTGCAAGCTTTTCTCCTGGAAAACCCATTCCTGAGCTCTTATCCCTGCCTCTGTTTTGCAAGTCTCGCTCctgcaatttaatttcattgGGTTTGTGAGCCCCTTTCTTGAGCAGTATTTTGGGAAGTGTTGTCTGGTGACGTTTGAAGAGTCTTTGGGGTAGAGAACTAAGCTGCTTCTAACAAAGGTGGTGGACCTCTTTAGGAGTCTTGCACAGGCCTTACTTGATCACTTAGGTGCCATAAAAGGTGCAAAGACAGGAAATACAAATACAAGGCACCTCTGTGAGAGTGGCTGTGCTCAGCTGTGTTGTACAAGAGGATTGGGAGCCATTATGTGTGGTCTTGGATCAATGTGGAGATGTCCAGAGCACTACAGctgattttgcaaaaacatttcttagtTATGCAGCTCGcatcaaaatgtttaatttaaaatgcgctcactttttttttccataggcTGTGCGTGTTACAAAACCCAAAATCCCAGAAGCCATCCGAAGAAATTTTGAGCTAATGTGAGTAGCTGTACATAAAATTGTATGCATTGGTTTTGAGGGTCCAGCACAGGCATAATGCTATTAGCAAGCTCTCACCTGGTGCTCAGAAGGTGAGAGGTGGGTCTAGTCAGTGTGCGCTTGGCTAGGTGCACTTGTGCATTCTGTTTCTCCATTTCCACAGCTCTCTTACCTTGAAGCCTTTCAGCCCTTCACAAAGATGGTTGTTAGCGTGTGCAGAGTCCATATCAAGGCTGTGTCCCTACTCCTTTATGTAGAGGGGACACAGATGTGCTATTGAGAACCTGTAGAAGACTTGTAAACTGAACTCAGGGGTCTTGATGTCTCACCCACAAGCTCCCCTCCAGCAAACTCACAGAATTGCAGACAGATTTTAGTCTGATACGTACCTGTGGACATCTCCTGTCCAAGCCCTTTCCCAAAGCAGGGCCAAtgccacagctgcagcaggttgCTTGGGGGCTGTGTCCGAGCGAGTCGGGGCATCCCTGGGGATGAGGATCCCCCACTGCTTGGAGCCCCGTCCCAGGGACACCCTGCTCGCACTGGGACGGGCCGTTTCCTTGGGGCCAGCTGGGGTTTCCCATGCTGCAGCTTGTGCCGGTGCCTCTGGGGCTCTCGCTGTGGCCCTCTGAGCAGAGTCTGGCCCTGGCGTCTCTGGGACCCCTCTGGGCAGGGGGAGATGCCATTGCCCCCCCCTTCACCTCCTCGTCTCTGAGCAAGCCCAgttcctgcagcctctcctcatatgccCTGGCTTCCACCCCACATCTGCAGTAGCCCTGTGCTGGACTCATATCCTGAGGGCCTCAAACTGTATATAGCATCCAGAtatggcctcaccagtgccaaacAGAGGGTGGGGGAATAATACcttcctttgagctgctggCTACGCATGTGCTCATACAGCTGAAGACAGAGCTAGTCCTCATGGCTGTGAGGACATGATGCTGGCAACTGGCTGGCTTCTTGTCCCACTGGCCTCTCATGCCCTggtttgcagagctgctccccagctccattTCCCTGTGACAACGTTTCTCACCctgcagggaggctgagaagaCCAAGCTGTTGATTGCAGCCCAGAAGCAGAAGGTGGTAGAGAAGGAGGCAGAAACAGACCGGAAGAAAGCACTCATTGGTATGTCACCAGTTGGGATTACTAGCAGATGGGGGCCAGACTGAATTTCCATTCCTACATCCTCCAGTAAGCCAGGGTAGGATGTTGTCTTGCATTGCTGACAGCTCCCTGAAGGAAGCACGGCCAGGCTGAACCAACAGTCATTTAGAAAGTATCAATGTTTGTGCTGCATATCTAtgtcccacctccctccccatagcagcagagcagcaaacaCCTCTATCCTACAGCAGGGCTCCTGTTAGAGCAGGCCAAGAGGTAACAGCTCTGCCAGAAAAACTGCTGGGGCTTGAAGCTAAATATCCCTGTGCCAGGGGGAATCATGCTTGTAAAAGGGATGTCAGCCAGTGCAACTCTAGAAACATCAGcgctgtgttttctttctgtaactgTATTGCTTGGAGTACAAACTGGCACTGTAGGATCTGAGCAGAAAGCAAACTATTTGTGTGGCAGATTGTGCGACTAGGTGCTGGGGTCAGGGTGCTGATGCTCAAGCCCTGAGAAGCGAATGTCTGAGCTGAGCCTGTTGTGATTGCAGAGGCAGAGAAGGCTGCTCAGGTGGCCAGGATTCACTATCAACAGAAGATtatggagaaagaaacagagaagcgAATTTCTGAGATTGAAGGTAACTGTGGTGCTAGGGTGCTGCTGGGGTCATCTTCCAGCTAAGGGTGGTAGCAGGTAGAGGAACCTCAGAACTGAGCTGATAGGCATTGCcatcctgaaaaaataataaagtgtGCAGTAGCGCAAGGTTATGCATTGGGGTCATTCCTCCCTCTGCAGGTACTTCTCCAAGAAGCCAGCAGTGCAGGTACACAGCCAGCCAGGCTGTGTCACAGGCACACCTGGATCAGCTTGTCCCCATGGGACAAAGGCTCAGGTGCTCGATGTGATGGGGCTATTCACTTGCTAATGCTTCTTTTCCTGTCCATCCTTTGTTGCTGTGTTAGATGCTGCGTTCCtagcaagagagaaagcaaaagctgatgCAGAGTACTACACTGCTCAGAAGCTGGCTGACTCCAACAAGGTGAGCACTTGAAAGCTGGTCAGAATTGGACTTGcttattcttttcctctgcacagATTAGGTTCAGGTGGGCAGCACTGGAAAAACACTTGATTTAACAGTCCATGTCCCAGGAAACAGCTGCCTGAGATGAAATCTAATGATGCGGGGCCCAGAAGGTTGTCTCTTACAGTCTctggtttctctttttgtaGCTGAAACTTACGCCCGAGTATCTGGAACTAATGAAATACCAAGCCATAGCTGCGAACAGCAAGCTGTATTTTGGTGACCGCATCCCCAATGTGTTTCTGGATTCCTGTGCCTTCCAGCAAGCCAATTGGAGGACTGCCCAAGAAACCAGCCTTCCTTCACAGGAGGCCCCAGAGACCTCTGGAGAGGGCCACCTCAGAGCAAAGGGAAGCACTGGCTGACAGAGGTAGAAAGATACCTGGTATAGCTCAATGGCTAGCCCAGCTGTGAATGGGGATGTTGCCCTGTGCTGGTGGGGCGGATGCAGCGCATGCATGGACATCTTGTGTATAGGTGGCAGTTGGGTTGATTTTCTTCTGGCAACACATTGCAAGTGCTCtgcctcttctgtttttttccctattaaattgGTGCTTCCAAATGAGGGATAATCCTGTACTAACATGCCTATACTGGAATATTAAAAGACAGACACCAGGAAAGCCTTCTGCAGTAGGTGCAATTATTTAGCAAGCATTACTCTGGAGGTAGGAGATGTGGCTTTGAGTGCTATGTTGCTGCACGCTGGTCATTCCCCAGTACTTCTCGCTGAGGCCGAGTGAAGAGGTTTCCTTCATCCTGCCGATGACGCTTCGCTTTGTGGACTCTGAGGCAGGTTTCTACCGGCACGATCTAACTCTCCTCAAGGACTCCAGTGGAGTGGGGTCTCCTTGGCCATTAGAGGCTGCCGTGTTCCTGCTCAGGGCAAGGCCTGGTGAGGAGTGGTTTGGTGTGGAATACGTTATTTGAATAGGATCTGCATAGCCATAATCTTCTCCTTTCCTGTAGGCAGTGGCACTAGGTAACGACTCGGAGCAAGCAATCTCTTAACAGGCTTCTGTAAGTCCCCCTCACCAAGCAAGAACCTTATGCTGGCTGCCCATGACTGACACTAGTACATTTCAGCTGGGTGGCTGGGTCTCACCTTGCACCCTAAACCAGATTTCAGAGTGTGTGGAGCACCTCTGAGCAGCTGATTGGGAACAGAGCTGGGAAATCTTTGCTCAGACCCCAGCCTCCCTGTAGGTATTTTCACCAGGGAAA from Ciconia boyciana chromosome 8, ASM3463844v1, whole genome shotgun sequence harbors:
- the ERLIN1 gene encoding erlin-1 isoform X1 → MTMAQAGAVVAAATGLLIFFLYSSIHRVEEGHLAVYYRGGALLTSPSGPGYHIMLPFVTTFKSVQTTLQTDEVKNVPCGTSGGVMIYIDRIEVVNKLAPYAVYDIVRNYTADYDKTLIFNKIHHELNQFCSAHTLQEVYIELFDQIDENLKLALQKDLNVMAPGLTIQAVRVTKPKIPEAIRRNFELMEAEKTKLLIAAQKQKVVEKEAETDRKKALIEAEKAAQVARIHYQQKIMEKETEKRISEIEDAAFLAREKAKADAEYYTAQKLADSNKLKLTPEYLELMKYQAIAANSKLYFGDRIPNVFLDSCAFQQANWRTAQETSLPSQEAPETSGEGHLRAKGSTG
- the ERLIN1 gene encoding erlin-1 isoform X3, encoding MTMAQAGAVVAAATGLLIFFLYSSIHRVEEGHLAVYYSGGVMIYIDRIEVVNKLAPYAVYDIVRNYTADYDKTLIFNKIHHELNQFCSAHTLQEVYIELFDQIDENLKLALQKDLNVMAPGLTIQAVRVTKPKIPEAIRRNFELMEAEKTKLLIAAQKQKVVEKEAETDRKKALIEAEKAAQVARIHYQQKIMEKETEKRISEIEDAAFLAREKAKADAEYYTAQKLADSNKLKLTPEYLELMKYQAIAANSKLYFGDRIPNVFLDSCAFQQANWRTAQETSLPSQEAPETSGEGHLRAKGSTG
- the ERLIN1 gene encoding erlin-1 isoform X2; amino-acid sequence: MWGGALLTSPSGPGYHIMLPFVTTFKSVQTTLQTDEVKNVPCGTSGGVMIYIDRIEVVNKLAPYAVYDIVRNYTADYDKTLIFNKIHHELNQFCSAHTLQEVYIELFDQIDENLKLALQKDLNVMAPGLTIQAVRVTKPKIPEAIRRNFELMEAEKTKLLIAAQKQKVVEKEAETDRKKALIEAEKAAQVARIHYQQKIMEKETEKRISEIEDAAFLAREKAKADAEYYTAQKLADSNKLKLTPEYLELMKYQAIAANSKLYFGDRIPNVFLDSCAFQQANWRTAQETSLPSQEAPETSGEGHLRAKGSTG